In one Roseburia intestinalis L1-82 genomic region, the following are encoded:
- a CDS encoding ECF transporter S component, which yields MKITTKQITTTAVLLAICIVSQFFKNTSVYITGPIINACLIIAALGAGMACGIILSVITPVTSFLITGSPIMSAIPAIIPCVMIGNIILVVAVSLIAKKIKGNAGLIAGMAAGSIVKALFMGVVIALVLIPSLLPEAMVPKMAVFQTTFSVTQLITAVIGSVLAFIIWIPLKKVIAEQN from the coding sequence ATGAAAATCACAACGAAACAAATCACAACAACAGCAGTGTTACTGGCAATCTGTATCGTGAGCCAGTTCTTTAAAAACACAAGTGTGTACATCACAGGACCGATCATCAATGCATGTCTGATCATTGCGGCACTGGGTGCAGGAATGGCATGCGGAATTATTTTATCTGTGATCACACCGGTCACATCATTCCTGATTACAGGAAGCCCGATCATGTCAGCGATCCCGGCAATCATCCCATGCGTTATGATCGGAAATATCATTCTTGTAGTTGCAGTTAGTCTGATTGCAAAGAAAATCAAAGGCAATGCAGGTCTGATCGCAGGTATGGCAGCCGGCAGCATTGTAAAGGCATTATTTATGGGAGTCGTGATTGCACTGGTTCTGATTCCGTCCCTGCTTCCGGAGGCAATGGTTCCAAAGATGGCAGTGTTCCAGACAACATTTTCCGTGACACAGCTTATCACAGCAGTAATCGGAAGTGTGCTGGCATTTATTATCTGGATTCCTTTAAAAAAGGTAATTGCAGAGCAGAACTAA
- a CDS encoding ABC transporter ATP-binding protein produces the protein MSFKEKIQHKYALSEQGAKDMIKAFVSVTISDIVLMFPVGMLYFLVKDYMGGTLGGRGGFYLAGSLICLALIAITTYIQYNATFFATYVESGVRRITLAEKLRKIPLSFFGKKDLSDLTSTIMADCATMETVSSHVIPELIGACISTALVALSLFFFDWRMALAALWVLPVSFLIVGCSGKVQNSLSRKQMKLKMDCADGIQEGLETVRDLRANNAQDDYMKGLDKKIKAVEKHAIVTELGMAVFVASAQMILKLGIATVALTGGILLAKGSIDVLTFFMFLLVVSRIYDPMQISLQNLAAMISANIQSERLDEILSHEIQTGTDQLSHKGYDITFSNVRFSYDRKESVLKDVTFTAKQGEVTALIGPSGGGKTTVSRLAARFWDIEKGKITVGGMDISKINPETLMSLYSIVFQDVTLFNNTIMENIRIGRQDATDEEVIVAAKLAHCDEFAQKLPDGWQTMIGENGSELSGGERQRISIARAFLKDAPIILLDEATASLDVDNETLIQEALSKLIRNKTVLIIAHRMRTVANADKIVVLKDGVVAEEGTPDELSGKDGIYHHMVETQMQAAGWVL, from the coding sequence ATGTCATTCAAAGAAAAAATACAGCATAAATATGCACTTTCAGAGCAGGGTGCGAAGGATATGATAAAAGCATTTGTTTCCGTCACGATATCGGATATTGTGCTGATGTTTCCGGTAGGAATGCTTTATTTTCTGGTAAAGGATTATATGGGAGGAACACTTGGTGGAAGAGGCGGGTTTTATCTTGCAGGCAGCCTGATCTGTCTGGCATTGATCGCAATTACTACCTATATCCAGTATAATGCAACATTTTTTGCAACTTATGTGGAGAGTGGTGTCAGACGCATCACACTCGCGGAAAAACTGAGAAAAATACCACTCTCGTTCTTTGGCAAAAAAGATCTGTCGGATCTGACCAGCACGATCATGGCGGACTGTGCGACGATGGAGACGGTTTCTTCCCATGTGATACCGGAACTGATCGGAGCATGTATTTCTACGGCACTCGTGGCATTAAGTCTCTTTTTCTTTGACTGGAGAATGGCTTTAGCGGCGCTGTGGGTGCTTCCGGTTTCATTTCTGATCGTTGGCTGTTCCGGTAAAGTACAAAACAGTCTGAGCAGAAAACAGATGAAATTGAAAATGGACTGTGCCGACGGGATTCAGGAAGGACTTGAGACGGTCCGTGATCTCCGCGCCAACAATGCACAGGATGATTATATGAAAGGTCTGGATAAAAAAATTAAAGCGGTCGAGAAACATGCGATCGTGACAGAACTTGGCATGGCGGTATTTGTCGCAAGTGCCCAGATGATCTTAAAACTTGGTATTGCAACGGTTGCCCTGACAGGGGGAATCCTTCTTGCAAAGGGAAGTATCGATGTACTGACATTTTTCATGTTTTTGCTTGTTGTATCAAGAATCTATGATCCGATGCAGATTTCCCTGCAGAATTTAGCGGCAATGATCAGCGCAAATATACAGAGCGAACGTTTAGACGAGATCCTCTCCCATGAAATTCAGACAGGAACAGATCAGTTAAGCCATAAAGGATATGATATTACATTTTCAAATGTGAGATTTTCTTACGACAGAAAGGAGTCTGTATTAAAGGATGTAACATTTACTGCAAAACAGGGTGAGGTGACGGCACTGATCGGACCATCCGGCGGTGGAAAGACGACCGTATCAAGACTTGCGGCTAGATTCTGGGACATTGAAAAGGGAAAGATCACAGTTGGAGGCATGGACATTTCAAAGATCAATCCGGAAACTCTGATGTCACTGTATTCCATTGTATTTCAGGACGTCACACTTTTTAATAATACGATTATGGAAAATATCCGTATCGGCAGACAGGATGCGACGGATGAGGAAGTCATTGTCGCTGCCAAGTTAGCACACTGTGATGAATTTGCCCAAAAGCTGCCGGACGGCTGGCAGACGATGATTGGTGAAAACGGATCAGAACTCTCTGGCGGAGAACGTCAGAGAATCTCGATCGCAAGGGCGTTTTTAAAGGATGCACCGATTATCTTATTAGATGAGGCGACCGCATCACTGGATGTAGATAATGAGACACTGATCCAGGAGGCATTGTCAAAACTGATCCGGAATAAGACAGTTCTTATCATTGCGCACCGGATGCGAACGGTTGCAAACGCAGATAAGATCGTTGTGTTAAAAGACGGTGTGGTTGCAGAGGAAGGCACACCTGATGAGCTGTCCGGAAAAGATGGAATCTATCACCATATGGTGGAGACACAGATGCAGGCGGCAGGCTGGGTACTGTAG
- a CDS encoding GtrA family protein codes for MSSIKNLWQNFADKHPGASKWVREGGLFVIVSNLITVFKYLMLLFLPLAFAGLPNIDFGFPGIDITLFGETFKWNIIGYDAAHGGLPYFCAYMVAMVIGECINFPIQRTFVFRSKGNIWYQAFWYLIAFCIVTCIVNSINCIWVAVAGMFVPDWLYNIGTTVLNGGVSMVVFFFVNKIIFPEGEAKA; via the coding sequence ATGAGTAGTATAAAAAATCTATGGCAGAACTTTGCAGACAAACATCCCGGAGCCTCCAAATGGGTCCGGGAGGGCGGTCTGTTCGTGATCGTAAGTAACCTGATCACGGTATTTAAATACCTGATGTTACTGTTTCTGCCGCTCGCATTTGCCGGACTTCCAAACATTGACTTTGGATTCCCGGGAATCGACATCACATTATTTGGAGAAACATTCAAATGGAATATTATCGGTTATGATGCCGCACACGGTGGACTTCCATATTTTTGTGCATACATGGTTGCCATGGTGATTGGAGAATGCATCAATTTCCCGATCCAGAGAACTTTCGTGTTCCGCAGCAAAGGAAATATCTGGTATCAGGCATTCTGGTATCTGATCGCATTCTGCATCGTGACCTGTATCGTAAACTCCATCAACTGTATCTGGGTAGCAGTAGCCGGTATGTTCGTGCCGGACTGGCTGTACAATATAGGAACGACCGTGTTAAACGGCGGAGTTTCAATGGTCGTATTTTTCTTTGTCAATAAGATCATTTTCCCGGAAGGGGAAGCGAAAGCGTAA
- a CDS encoding Rpn family recombination-promoting nuclease/putative transposase, whose amino-acid sequence MGTVDIVTKEYMRENAIFADAFNYLIYGGKKVIDPAGLTEIDTATSAVGKKDALQKYRDVLKAAVIKQDEKMSYVLLGVENQTDVHYAMPVRNAIYDALQYGKQVSDIAAGHRRSQKDYSGKTGGEYLSGFLKEDHIKPVITLVIHFGAEEWDGPLSLHEMMPIRDMEILSYVENYRIHLIDPAKLTEEELNKFSTSMREVMGYIKYSNNKEKLLDFLRTDTHKSIEMNAARVIKTITKTPIKISEEKEGIEMCQAIEELIAESEARGEVRGKAEGMIEMCLEMNIPKKGIIKRLQDKLNISMQQADEYFRMYGTKND is encoded by the coding sequence ATGGGGACGGTTGATATTGTAACAAAAGAGTATATGCGGGAGAATGCTATATTTGCAGATGCGTTTAATTATCTTATCTATGGTGGAAAAAAGGTGATCGATCCGGCAGGACTTACAGAGATTGACACTGCTACATCGGCAGTGGGTAAAAAAGATGCACTGCAAAAATACCGTGATGTTTTAAAAGCAGCAGTCATCAAACAGGATGAAAAGATGTCGTATGTTTTATTAGGGGTTGAGAATCAGACAGATGTCCATTATGCAATGCCGGTCAGAAACGCTATCTATGATGCCTTACAATATGGAAAACAAGTGTCAGATATAGCGGCAGGGCACCGACGGAGCCAAAAAGATTATTCAGGAAAAACCGGTGGAGAATATTTATCGGGATTTTTAAAGGAAGATCACATTAAACCAGTTATCACACTTGTGATTCATTTTGGGGCAGAGGAATGGGACGGACCGTTATCTTTACATGAAATGATGCCGATAAGGGATATGGAAATTTTAAGTTATGTGGAGAACTACAGGATACACCTGATCGATCCGGCAAAACTTACGGAAGAAGAACTGAACAAATTTTCAACAAGTATGAGAGAGGTTATGGGATATATCAAGTACTCTAATAATAAAGAAAAACTGCTGGATTTTTTGAGGACAGATACCCATAAAAGTATAGAAATGAATGCAGCCAGAGTTATAAAAACCATCACGAAGACACCAATTAAGATATCAGAGGAAAAGGAGGGGATAGAGATGTGTCAGGCGATTGAAGAATTAATTGCGGAGAGCGAAGCGCGTGGAGAAGTTCGTGGCAAAGCAGAGGGAATGATAGAAATGTGTCTCGAAATGAACATACCGAAAAAGGGTATTATAAAAAGATTGCAGGATAAATTAAACATATCTATGCAGCAGGCGGATGAGTATTTTAGAATGTATGGAACAAAAAATGATTAA
- a CDS encoding flavin reductase family protein has protein sequence MHTFQPMTADMMEFDPFTKIGKEWALLTAGSKDKANTMTISWGGVGILWGKNVAFVFVRDSRYTKELIDKNEFFSLSFLSEKYRDALNYCGSHSGRDENDKISAAGLTLTSRHSIPFIDEGNMILLCEKMSATRLTEDSFLMPEIAQKWYADHDMHTMYIAEIIDILAR, from the coding sequence ATGCATACATTTCAACCTATGACAGCAGATATGATGGAATTTGATCCATTTACAAAGATTGGAAAAGAATGGGCGCTGCTCACCGCAGGTTCCAAAGACAAAGCAAACACCATGACCATAAGCTGGGGCGGTGTCGGCATCTTATGGGGCAAAAACGTTGCCTTTGTATTTGTCCGTGACTCAAGATACACCAAAGAACTGATCGACAAAAATGAATTCTTTTCTCTCAGCTTTTTATCTGAAAAATACCGTGATGCATTAAATTACTGTGGAAGTCACTCCGGCCGCGACGAAAACGATAAGATCTCAGCCGCCGGTTTAACCCTTACCTCCCGCCACAGCATTCCGTTCATCGATGAGGGAAATATGATCCTGCTGTGTGAGAAAATGTCCGCAACGCGACTGACTGAGGATTCCTTCCTGATGCCAGAGATTGCGCAAAAATGGTATGCAGATCATGATATGCACACGATGTATATTGCGGAGATCATTGATATTCTGGCAAGATAA
- a CDS encoding TetR/AcrR family transcriptional regulator, producing MTKQVEGVSEKIIACAKEEFLQKGYSDASLRTIAEKAGTTTGSIYSRFKDKEGLFSAIVEPAADHLVQMFLHTQETFHGLEEEQQPKEMKHYVSSGMVEMIDYIYDNFEVFELLLDASYGTKFQDFVERLVEIETEYTYKYMDVIHYRTEDGEVITEDFIHIMTRALFESMFEVVRHKMTKEKALRYMDMLEKYHYGGWNAILKWE from the coding sequence GTGACAAAACAAGTAGAAGGAGTTTCAGAAAAAATCATAGCCTGTGCGAAGGAAGAGTTCCTGCAAAAAGGATATTCCGACGCATCTCTGCGGACGATCGCCGAAAAGGCAGGAACAACGACCGGATCCATCTATTCGCGGTTTAAAGACAAGGAAGGATTATTTTCCGCGATTGTGGAACCGGCGGCGGATCATCTGGTGCAGATGTTTTTACATACGCAGGAGACATTTCACGGGCTTGAGGAAGAACAGCAGCCGAAAGAGATGAAGCATTATGTGTCATCCGGCATGGTGGAGATGATCGATTATATTTACGACAATTTTGAAGTGTTTGAGCTTTTGTTGGATGCTTCCTACGGAACAAAGTTTCAGGATTTTGTGGAACGGCTTGTCGAGATCGAGACAGAATATACTTATAAGTATATGGACGTCATTCATTACCGGACAGAAGATGGCGAGGTGATCACCGAGGATTTTATCCATATCATGACGAGGGCATTATTTGAGAGTATGTTTGAGGTGGTACGCCATAAAATGACGAAGGAGAAGGCACTCCGTTATATGGATATGCTTGAAAAATACCATTATGGAGGCTGGAATGCAATTCTGAAATGGGAGTAA
- a CDS encoding ABC transporter ATP-binding protein — translation MESDAKLKKQSSLARLFEYAGNYKYLTILSWIFSVVSAWIALVPFYYIWRVIKEILDVAPHYENAGNLANYGWHAVGFAILSMFLYICGLLCSHLSAFHVQAGIRSQLMHHIMTLPMGFMDSDGSGKIRKIVNESSEATETYLAHQLPDQAGAIATPVGLLVLLLMFDWRLGLLSLIPVVAAFLIMGSMTGQRMKDKMTEYQNALEEMSSEAVEYVRGIPVVKTFGQSVFSFKRFRDSIKKYEKWTIAYTKELRLPMTFYTTIINAAFAVLIAVTFYVVRGGESDTFLLNLMFYIIITPIITVTLNKIMYASENQMIVEDALTRIDSILEKKPLTEAAGKADPKDMSITFENVSFRYEDAAKDALHNINLKIREGEHVAFVGPSGGGKSTLASLIARFFDATEGKIRIGGVDVRDIPSKQLMDMVSFVFQDSKLLKMSVYENVRMGRKDATREEVMEALKNAQCEDIIEKLPDSIDTVIGAKGTYVSGGEAQRLSIARAMLKNAPILILDEATAFADPDNEAKVQQAFSKLSTGKTVIMIAHRLSSVVDADRICVLKDGEIVESGTHKELSEAQKLYAHMGDAYNKSVRWKVGE, via the coding sequence ATGGAAAGTGATGCGAAGTTAAAAAAACAAAGTTCTTTGGCAAGGCTTTTTGAATATGCCGGGAATTATAAATATCTGACGATCCTCTCGTGGATATTTTCTGTGGTCAGTGCCTGGATTGCGCTGGTACCGTTTTATTATATCTGGAGAGTGATAAAGGAAATTTTAGATGTGGCGCCTCATTATGAAAATGCAGGGAATCTTGCAAATTATGGGTGGCATGCAGTCGGTTTTGCAATTCTATCCATGTTTCTTTACATTTGCGGACTGCTTTGTTCCCATTTGTCTGCGTTTCATGTGCAGGCAGGGATACGTTCACAGCTGATGCACCATATCATGACATTACCGATGGGATTTATGGACAGTGACGGAAGCGGTAAGATCCGTAAGATTGTCAACGAGTCGAGTGAAGCGACAGAGACCTATCTTGCACATCAGTTACCGGATCAGGCGGGCGCCATTGCAACGCCGGTCGGTCTTCTGGTTTTGCTCCTGATGTTTGACTGGCGGCTTGGACTGCTAAGTCTGATCCCGGTAGTGGCAGCATTTTTAATTATGGGCAGCATGACCGGGCAGCGCATGAAAGATAAAATGACAGAGTACCAGAATGCACTTGAAGAAATGTCGAGTGAGGCCGTGGAATATGTCCGCGGCATTCCGGTCGTAAAAACATTTGGACAGTCGGTATTTTCATTCAAGCGTTTTCGCGACTCGATAAAGAAATATGAAAAATGGACAATCGCTTACACAAAAGAATTAAGACTTCCGATGACCTTTTATACGACGATCATCAATGCGGCATTTGCTGTTCTGATCGCAGTTACTTTTTATGTGGTCAGAGGCGGGGAGAGCGACACGTTCTTATTAAATCTGATGTTCTATATTATCATCACTCCGATCATTACAGTCACTTTAAATAAAATCATGTATGCAAGTGAAAACCAGATGATCGTTGAGGATGCGCTGACCAGGATCGACAGTATTTTAGAAAAGAAGCCGCTCACAGAGGCAGCAGGAAAAGCGGATCCGAAAGATATGTCCATTACTTTTGAAAATGTGTCTTTCCGTTATGAGGATGCCGCAAAAGATGCATTACATAACATCAATCTTAAGATCCGAGAGGGCGAACATGTCGCATTTGTCGGGCCGTCCGGTGGTGGAAAGTCGACACTTGCAAGCCTGATCGCACGTTTCTTTGATGCAACAGAAGGGAAGATCAGGATCGGTGGCGTGGATGTGCGTGATATCCCGTCGAAACAGCTTATGGATATGGTGTCATTTGTATTTCAGGACAGTAAACTTTTGAAGATGTCTGTTTATGAAAATGTCCGCATGGGCAGGAAAGATGCGACGAGAGAGGAAGTTATGGAAGCATTAAAGAATGCACAGTGCGAAGATATTATCGAAAAATTGCCGGATAGTATTGATACGGTGATCGGAGCAAAGGGAACTTATGTGTCCGGCGGTGAAGCACAGCGTCTTTCGATTGCGAGGGCAATGTTAAAAAATGCGCCAATCCTGATCTTAGATGAGGCGACCGCATTTGCTGATCCGGACAATGAGGCGAAGGTGCAGCAGGCATTTTCAAAATTATCCACAGGAAAAACGGTCATTATGATCGCACATCGTCTGTCCTCCGTTGTGGATGCCGACCGGATCTGCGTGTTAAAGGACGGAGAGATCGTGGAGTCAGGAACGCATAAAGAACTGTCAGAAGCACAGAAACTGTATGCTCATATGGGGGATGCATACAATAAATCGGTTCGTTGGAAAGTGGGGGAATAA